In Oncorhynchus tshawytscha isolate Ot180627B linkage group LG23, Otsh_v2.0, whole genome shotgun sequence, the following proteins share a genomic window:
- the LOC112246976 gene encoding gamma-secretase subunit PEN-2 — MNLERLPNEEKLTLCRKYYFGGFAFLPFLWLVNVVWFFKEAFVEPTYTEQLQIKTYVKRSGLGFLLWVAVLTTWITIFQHFRAEWGEVGDYLSFTIPLGIP; from the exons ATGAACCTAGAGCGACTTCCCAATGAGGAGAAACTCACCCTCTGTAGGAAATACTATTTCG GGGGATTTGCATTCCTTCCGTTCCTGTGGCTGGTGAATGTGGTGTGGTTTTTCAAAGAGGCCTTTGTAGAGCCAACATATACTGAACAACTTCAGATCAAAACAT ATGTAAAGCGTTCAGGGCTGGGGTTCCTACTGTGGGTTGCAGTACTCACCACATGGATAACCATATTCCAACACTTCAGAGCAGAATGGGGTGAGGTGGGCGACTACCTCTCCTTCACCATTCCACTTGGCATTCCCTGA
- the hspb6 gene encoding heat shock protein beta-6, with the protein MDFDLPPTFPASGIAWERVLPPLLPGLNGTFGLYSFTPSELLTPVTEQTGSAQVCCDHSRFTVQVDVKHFNPEELMVKVTGDFVEVQGKHKEKKDGSGLVTRQFNRRYRIPEGVDSMSLESAVSPEGILIISAPMLQGENSRHLSHSES; encoded by the exons ATGGACTTCGATCTGCCACCCACTTTTCCAGCCAGCGGTATCGCATGGGAGAGGGTCCTGCCGCCTCTTCTTCCCGGGCTGAACGGGACATTCGGGCTGTACTCATTCACGCCGTCGGAGCTGCTCACCCCAGTGACGGAGCAAACTGGCTCTGCACAG GTGTGTTGTGACCACAGTCGATTCACAGTTCAGGTTGATGTGAAACACTTCAACCCAGAGGAGCTGATGGTCAAGGTGACAGGAGACTTTGTGGAGGTCCAAGGGAAACACAAAGAGAAAAAA GATGGGTCGGGGCTGGTGACGCGACAGTTTAACCGGCGCTACAGGATTCCAGAGGGAGTGGACTCCATGTCTCTGGAGTCGGCTGTGTCGCCTGAAGGCATCCTCATCATATCGGCCCCTATGCTGCAGGGGGAGAACTCCAGACACCTGTCCCACTCAGAATCATGA